One region of Pantanalinema sp. genomic DNA includes:
- the mraY gene encoding phospho-N-acetylmuramoyl-pentapeptide-transferase produces MTLSFPVALTPLLSMLLAIAVGGPFIAYLQRWKMGQSIRQEGPQSHHAKAGTPTMGGWLIVGPALVVATVGAAVSGALHRDVVAAMAVVLAYALIGWLDDYLIIKKRQNKGLSARQKLAAQIGSGALFAAYLAWSGHGTTVMLPVSHALWDLGWAYYPLLVLVMTSTTNAVNLTDGLDGLAAGTMAIAFGGLAWLVLHLGGAFPAQPGAVVLLLSLVGACLGFLWFNSHPAQVFMGDTGSLALGAAIAACAVLARLELFLIPLGAVFVAETLSVIAQVASFKTTGKRIFKMSPLHHHFELSGWAETKVVQRFYLVGALMAIVTVALL; encoded by the coding sequence ATGACCCTGTCCTTTCCCGTTGCCCTGACGCCGCTCTTGAGCATGCTGCTTGCGATCGCGGTGGGCGGCCCGTTCATCGCCTACCTCCAGCGCTGGAAGATGGGCCAGAGCATCCGCCAGGAAGGCCCCCAGTCCCACCACGCCAAGGCCGGCACCCCCACCATGGGCGGCTGGCTGATCGTGGGGCCGGCCCTCGTGGTCGCCACGGTGGGGGCCGCCGTCTCGGGGGCCCTGCACCGGGACGTGGTCGCCGCCATGGCGGTGGTGCTCGCCTACGCCCTCATCGGCTGGCTCGACGACTACCTGATCATCAAGAAGCGCCAGAACAAGGGCCTCTCGGCCCGCCAGAAGCTAGCAGCCCAGATCGGCTCGGGGGCCCTCTTCGCGGCGTATCTGGCCTGGTCGGGGCACGGCACGACCGTCATGCTGCCCGTCTCGCACGCCCTCTGGGACCTGGGCTGGGCCTACTATCCGCTCCTGGTGCTGGTCATGACCAGCACCACCAATGCAGTGAACCTGACGGACGGCCTCGACGGACTGGCCGCCGGGACCATGGCGATCGCCTTCGGGGGACTCGCGTGGCTGGTCCTGCACCTCGGCGGGGCCTTCCCCGCGCAGCCGGGCGCCGTCGTGCTGCTGCTCTCCCTGGTGGGGGCGTGCCTGGGCTTCTTGTGGTTCAACAGCCACCCGGCACAGGTCTTCATGGGGGACACGGGCTCGCTCGCGCTGGGGGCTGCGATCGCGGCCTGCGCGGTGCTCGCTCGCCTCGAGCTCTTCCTGATCCCCCTGGGGGCGGTCTTCGTGGCCGAGACCCTGTCGGTGATCGCTCAGGTCGCCTCCTTCAAGACCACGGGCAAGCGCATCTTCAAGATGAGCCCCCTGCATCACCACTTCGAGCTTTCCGGCTGGGCGGAGACCAAGGTCGTCCAGCGCTTCTACCTGGTGGGCGCCCTGATGGCGATCGTCACCGTCGCCCTGCTCTAA
- the murD gene encoding UDP-N-acetylmuramoyl-L-alanine--D-glutamate ligase yields the protein MTDWQDKRIAVLGIARSGIAVADALAAKGAQVILSDVRAASELSEVLAQVPEGVKVETGGHSSACLDADLIIVSPGVPRNLSILQAAEADGVEVIGEIELAYRLSRAPMIAITGTNGKTTTTSLVGEILKAAGLRAPVGGNIGQPLVALAEGDADYLVAEISSYQLETVRDLKPHVAVWINFSDDHLTRHGSREGYWEAKKRLFSNQGPEDWAVLNADDAAIAPLIGALGARTLAFSRTRPLESGVIVSDGWIVYRDNGVETPILPVADISLRGAHNLENCLAASAVGVALGLDPGVINEAIRAFKGVEHRIEPVLTLDGVAYFNDSKGTNYDSTVKAIDSFCEPLVLIAGGRDKGGAIAPMVEAICARVLHVVLLGEAAPTFERVLRAGGYEAITMAGDLEGAIREARAHAVPGGVVLFSPACASFDMFANYEERGRAFKAQVRRLAETGKPEARDAHANP from the coding sequence ATGACCGACTGGCAGGACAAGAGAATCGCCGTCTTGGGCATCGCCCGCTCCGGCATCGCCGTGGCCGACGCGCTCGCGGCCAAGGGCGCCCAGGTGATCCTGAGCGACGTGCGCGCCGCCTCGGAGCTTTCGGAGGTGCTCGCCCAGGTCCCCGAGGGGGTGAAGGTGGAGACGGGGGGGCACTCGAGCGCCTGTCTCGACGCCGACCTCATCATCGTGAGCCCGGGGGTCCCCCGCAACCTCTCGATCCTCCAGGCGGCCGAGGCCGACGGGGTGGAGGTGATCGGCGAGATCGAGCTCGCGTACCGCCTCTCCCGCGCGCCCATGATCGCCATCACCGGCACCAACGGCAAGACCACCACCACCAGCCTGGTGGGCGAGATCCTGAAGGCCGCGGGCCTTCGCGCCCCGGTGGGCGGAAACATCGGCCAGCCGCTCGTCGCCCTGGCCGAGGGCGACGCGGATTACCTGGTGGCCGAGATCTCGAGCTACCAGCTCGAGACGGTGCGCGACCTGAAGCCGCACGTGGCGGTCTGGATCAACTTCTCGGACGATCACCTCACGCGCCACGGCTCGCGCGAGGGCTACTGGGAGGCCAAGAAGCGCCTCTTCTCGAACCAGGGCCCCGAGGACTGGGCCGTCTTGAACGCCGACGATGCGGCGATCGCCCCCTTGATCGGGGCCCTCGGCGCCCGCACCCTCGCCTTCTCCCGTACCCGGCCTCTCGAGTCGGGCGTGATCGTCAGCGACGGCTGGATCGTCTACCGCGACAACGGCGTCGAGACGCCGATCCTGCCGGTGGCGGACATTTCCCTTCGCGGAGCCCACAACCTCGAGAACTGCCTGGCGGCGAGCGCGGTCGGCGTCGCCCTGGGGCTCGACCCCGGCGTCATCAACGAGGCCATCCGGGCCTTCAAAGGGGTCGAGCATCGCATCGAGCCGGTCCTGACCCTGGACGGCGTGGCGTACTTCAACGACTCCAAGGGCACCAACTACGACTCGACGGTCAAGGCCATCGACTCCTTCTGCGAGCCGCTGGTGCTGATCGCGGGCGGCCGGGACAAGGGCGGGGCGATCGCGCCGATGGTCGAGGCCATCTGCGCCCGGGTCTTGCACGTGGTGCTCCTGGGCGAGGCGGCCCCCACCTTCGAGCGGGTGCTGCGCGCCGGCGGCTACGAGGCCATCACCATGGCAGGCGACCTGGAAGGGGCGATCCGCGAGGCCCGCGCTCACGCGGTGCCGGGCGGGGTGGTGCTGTTCTCTCCCGCGTGCGCGAGCTTCGACATGTTCGCCAACTACGAGGAGCGGGGCCGGGCCTTCAAGGCCCAGGTGCGCCGCCTGGCTGAGACCGGCAAGCCCGAGGCGCGCGATGCGCATGCGAACCCCTAG
- the ftsW gene encoding putative lipid II flippase FtsW: MRTPSQTGWRARPDVSLLIITALLTVIGFLMILSASAPAAQVQLADSMFFFKKQVIWGALGIVALAVGMALPLDRIRSYSKPALLVTGVLMLSVHLPHVGMTVYGATRWIKLGPITLQPSELAKLALVLFVSDFLARHPERGWKLVREHRQILLPVAGTLGLVLFQPDLGTTLVCALVCYVLFWLNGTALWRMGLITVVGVTAVLAHSLTTPYQRLRWLAFMDPWKYPKDIGFQLIQSLLAIGSGGVFGTGWGQGKQKLFYLPIQHADFIFAVLAEELGLLGSVALIALFLLFAQRGFAIAKRSQNPFHQMLVIGLTTIICAQAFVNIGVVSAALPTTGIPLPFLSAGGTSLCITLFSVGIILNVSRQSQVRLRLLKQGESA; the protein is encoded by the coding sequence ATGCGAACCCCTAGCCAGACGGGCTGGCGCGCCAGGCCCGACGTCTCGCTGCTCATCATCACGGCGCTGCTGACGGTCATCGGCTTTCTGATGATCCTCTCGGCCAGCGCGCCCGCGGCCCAGGTCCAGCTCGCCGACAGCATGTTCTTCTTCAAGAAGCAGGTGATCTGGGGAGCGCTCGGCATCGTGGCCCTCGCGGTGGGGATGGCCCTGCCGCTCGATCGCATCCGCTCCTACTCCAAGCCCGCCCTCCTCGTCACGGGCGTTCTCATGCTCAGCGTCCACCTTCCGCACGTGGGCATGACCGTGTACGGGGCGACCCGCTGGATCAAGCTGGGTCCCATCACCCTGCAGCCCTCCGAGCTCGCCAAGCTCGCCCTGGTGCTGTTCGTGTCGGACTTCCTGGCCAGGCACCCCGAACGGGGCTGGAAGCTCGTGCGGGAGCACCGCCAGATCCTCCTGCCGGTGGCGGGCACCCTCGGCCTGGTCCTCTTCCAGCCGGATCTCGGCACCACCCTGGTCTGCGCGCTGGTCTGCTATGTCCTCTTCTGGCTCAACGGCACCGCGCTCTGGCGCATGGGCCTGATCACGGTCGTGGGGGTCACGGCGGTCCTGGCCCACTCCCTGACCACCCCGTACCAGCGCCTGCGCTGGCTCGCCTTCATGGATCCGTGGAAGTACCCCAAGGACATCGGTTTCCAGCTCATCCAGTCGCTGCTTGCGATCGGATCCGGGGGCGTGTTCGGCACCGGCTGGGGGCAGGGCAAGCAGAAGCTCTTCTACCTGCCCATCCAGCACGCGGACTTCATCTTCGCGGTGCTGGCCGAGGAGCTCGGGCTTCTGGGCAGCGTCGCCTTGATCGCGCTGTTCCTGCTCTTCGCCCAGCGCGGCTTCGCGATCGCCAAGCGCAGCCAGAACCCCTTCCACCAGATGCTCGTCATCGGCCTCACGACCATCATCTGCGCCCAGGCCTTCGTCAACATCGGGGTGGTCTCGGCGGCCCTGCCCACCACGGGCATCCCGCTTCCCTTCCTCTCGGCGGGGGGCACCAGCCTGTGCATCACCCTCTTCTCGGTGGGAATCATCCTCAACGTCTCGCGCCAGTCCCAGGTCCGGCTGAGGCTGCTCAAGCAAGGAGAATCCGCATGA
- the murG gene encoding undecaprenyldiphospho-muramoylpentapeptide beta-N-acetylglucosaminyltransferase: MKTGKVVLFAGGGTGGHLYPALALADELKRMAPGAKVAFMGTPHRIEATLVPQAGHLFYPVEVRGMPRRLGPELITFARALAGSLVEARRVLRELRPDVVVGTGGYVSAPAIIAAALEGVPAMICEQNVFPGIANRLLSRLVREVATTFPESDAYFPGKARCLGNPIRSEVYSLSKEEARERLGFVSTPHLLVVTGGSLGARSINRALTGALPDLLRHEDWSILHVSGSTDHAEVAEATRGLGDRYRLVPYMEALPVALAASDLVLSRAGATTVAELTAAGKPMVLVPFQHGGKDQPANARALMEAGAALALDDGDLSGLGGTLSGLMDDPECRARMGQASRRFGRPEAARAIAERILALSASSRFPPGVVS; this comes from the coding sequence ATGAAGACGGGCAAGGTCGTCCTCTTCGCCGGCGGCGGGACGGGGGGCCACCTCTACCCGGCCCTGGCGCTCGCCGACGAGCTGAAGCGGATGGCCCCCGGGGCAAAGGTGGCCTTCATGGGCACCCCCCACCGCATCGAGGCGACCCTCGTGCCACAGGCGGGCCATCTATTCTACCCGGTCGAGGTGAGGGGCATGCCGCGCCGGCTGGGCCCCGAGCTGATTACCTTCGCCAGGGCGCTTGCGGGCTCTTTGGTCGAGGCGCGCAGGGTGCTGCGCGAGCTTCGGCCCGACGTGGTGGTGGGCACCGGCGGCTACGTCAGCGCGCCTGCGATCATAGCGGCGGCCCTCGAGGGGGTCCCCGCGATGATCTGCGAGCAGAACGTCTTCCCCGGGATCGCCAACCGTCTGTTGTCGCGCCTGGTGCGCGAGGTTGCGACCACCTTCCCCGAGAGCGACGCCTACTTTCCGGGCAAGGCCCGTTGCCTGGGGAACCCCATCCGCAGCGAGGTTTACTCCCTGAGCAAAGAGGAGGCCCGCGAGCGCCTGGGCTTCGTCTCGACCCCGCACCTCCTGGTCGTGACGGGTGGCAGCCTGGGGGCCCGATCGATCAACCGCGCGCTGACGGGGGCCCTTCCCGACCTGTTGCGTCACGAGGACTGGTCGATCCTTCACGTGTCGGGATCGACCGACCACGCCGAGGTGGCCGAGGCCACGCGAGGGCTTGGCGATCGCTACCGCCTGGTGCCCTACATGGAGGCGCTGCCGGTGGCGCTGGCCGCGAGCGACCTGGTGCTCTCGCGCGCCGGGGCGACCACGGTCGCCGAGCTGACGGCGGCGGGCAAGCCCATGGTGCTGGTGCCCTTCCAGCACGGGGGCAAGGATCAGCCGGCCAACGCCCGGGCCCTGATGGAGGCGGGGGCCGCGCTCGCCCTCGACGACGGCGACCTCTCGGGCCTCGGCGGGACCCTGTCGGGGCTCATGGACGATCCCGAATGCCGGGCGCGCATGGGCCAGGCGAGCCGCCGGTTCGGCCGGCCGGAGGCGGCCAGGGCCATCGCCGAGCGGATCCTCGCACTTTCCGCTTCTTCACGATTCCCCCCGGGCGTTGTAAGCTAG